Proteins found in one Gardnerella vaginalis ATCC 14018 = JCM 11026 genomic segment:
- a CDS encoding response regulator transcription factor — MNTTYAIVDNDTLVLRYMQLLLKSRLPENFVCAWMCSSAKQAIHRCVAENTPDVLLVDMSMREMSGVDVIKAIRERNSNIVLIGITSYMLDEYVLQVAKSGGQALVHKDNLADVVAAIQSRATSYGCPELPQYIDYFHTPQESFNMISQLPKTSVLSPQESEIMRLCKQGSSTKEIADQLNVKVSTVNTHLRRIYGKLQVKSRMQALAALAKYSHDI; from the coding sequence ATGAACACTACTTACGCAATTGTTGATAATGACACGCTTGTATTGCGATATATGCAACTTCTTCTTAAAAGTCGTTTGCCTGAAAACTTTGTTTGTGCATGGATGTGTTCTTCTGCAAAACAAGCTATTCATCGTTGCGTTGCAGAGAATACTCCTGACGTACTTTTAGTAGATATGTCAATGAGAGAAATGAGTGGTGTTGATGTAATTAAGGCAATTCGCGAGCGCAATAGCAATATTGTTTTAATTGGCATTACTTCCTACATGCTAGATGAATACGTATTGCAAGTTGCTAAGTCGGGTGGTCAAGCGCTAGTACATAAAGACAATTTAGCAGACGTAGTTGCAGCCATCCAATCGCGCGCAACAAGCTACGGTTGCCCAGAATTGCCACAATATATTGACTATTTTCACACTCCGCAAGAATCATTTAATATGATTTCTCAACTTCCGAAGACTTCAGTTTTGTCTCCTCAAGAATCGGAAATTATGCGCTTGTGCAAACAGGGATCTTCTACGAAAGAGATTGCAGATCAGCTTAATGTGAAAGTTTCAACAGTCAACACGCATTTACGGCGTATTTATGGAAAACTTCAAGTTAAAAGTCGCATGCAGGCGCTTGCTGCGCTCGCAAAGTATTCGCATGATATATAA